AGCAGTTTCATTTTTTTCATACATATCTATTTCTGCTTCGAATATATCTTGAACAGAAATACCTATAGTTGGAGCTGAAAAAGAAAAACTATTTTTTATGCCTTCTTTGTTTATATTAAAAACATTACCTTTAATCAGGTCAGAAAACCTTTCGTTTGTTTCAACTATGTATACAGTTAACTCTATATACGGTTCAGCAACATCTAATTTATTTGCTAAATCCTGCACATATTCTATAATATTTTTGGGGGCATATACAACAATTTGATTTCTTTCTTTGTTAGTTTTGATATACTGTTTTAAATTCTCAGGGATTAAACCTATAAACTTATCAACAGTAATATAGTTTAAAGAAATAATCGCTGTTTCTGCTAAATTTATAAAGTTATGGCTATTTGGATCTGGAAGGCCCACAAAATAAACATTTTCATCAATCTTTCTGTATGCGAATCCACCAGGTAGTAATAATATATCTAAAGCTTTTTCTAAATCTACTTCCACAAAATCTGCTGTTACTAAACCACTAACGTATTGATCTGATAGAATTGTTAATCCTGTTTGAAGAGAAATTTCGTTTAGTGCTTCTGTTAAATCAGTGTTGTAAAAGGTAGCGGTAACTTTTGGTGATTCTTCCTTTTGTGAAAATATAAGTATTGAAAAAATGATTAGAAAAAAAGATAAAAACATTTTTTTCATTTCAAATCCCCCTCAAAAGTTTTTATCCTTTGATCTTGGTTGAAAAGTGTAATTATATATCTGTAATTTTCATCTGTTATTAAGGGTACTTCTCCTATTAACAGAGTTTCTTGTCCTGGAATAAGCCATTCTTCACTTGAAGGCGTAAGATCGTAAACACCAATGCTAACACCTTTTTCGTCAATAATACTTATTGTTCCCTTTGGAATAATGTACCTATCTCCGATATTTTTTACATTTACACTAAAAATACCTTGGTTTTCAATTATTTCGTAATTAGTACTAACTAAATTAATATCGTAAATAGT
The Petrotoga sp. 9PW.55.5.1 DNA segment above includes these coding regions:
- a CDS encoding type II secretion system protein GspD — its product is MKKMFLSFFLIIFSILIFSQKEESPKVTATFYNTDLTEALNEISLQTGLTILSDQYVSGLVTADFVEVDLEKALDILLLPGGFAYRKIDENVYFVGLPDPNSHNFINLAETAIISLNYITVDKFIGLIPENLKQYIKTNKERNQIVVYAPKNIIEYVQDLANKLDVAEPYIELTVYIVETNERFSDLIKGNVFNINKEGIKNSFSFSAPTIGISVQDIFEAEIDMYEKNETAELVTKQIVNVLPDQKALLSLKSSDSIIFTTYRNEFRNIESGIEIEMTPKMMNEIIQISFRTKSANLMDVKKDSYLLAESELETKVNLKPNEILLIGDLDLSQTYSRNGGTTFLKDLPFLRLLFGDNENKDENKRMMIFLTASPIFIGVDEK